A stretch of the Medicago truncatula cultivar Jemalong A17 chromosome 5, MtrunA17r5.0-ANR, whole genome shotgun sequence genome encodes the following:
- the LOC11415700 gene encoding ATPase family AAA domain-containing protein 3C, which produces MSAAKLTSCLAAATAAAAASISSQSNPAYSESFFRFPFFSSSPSNSPPPTDQSSDKKSDSPPPAEEPNKSGFDPESLERAAKALREINSSPHAKKVFDLMRKQEQSRLAELDAEKVNYELIQTQGDIDRLRKMAEEQRNLIQEQNQRQAQVLRFEDELARKRMQTDHEDQRRHNVELVQMQEKSFVRKEQARKDSEEQMQAQKLLTEQKKAEIDKETIRAKEKANAEKRIRLKVLTEEQNRRELKDKLQGETDKWIAAINATFSHIEGGLRILLTDRDKLLMTVGGATALAAGVYTTREGAKVTWGYINRILGQPSLIRESSMAKFPGSRMMSQAKNKVLNYSTLAREKKSVGIQNGLGNVILHPSLQRRIVHLARATSNTKAHQAPFRNMLFYGPPGTGKTMVAREIARKSGLDYAMMTGGDVAPLGPQAVTKIHEIFDWAKKSKRGLLLFIDEADAFLCERNSSHMSEAQRSALNALLFRTGDQSRDIVLVLATNRPGDLDSAITDRIDEVIEFPLPGEEERLKLLNLYLNKYLCDESNGSKGGLFMKKQPQQITIKDLSEDVLKEAAKKTEGFSGREIAKLMASVQAAVYGRPDCALDSKLFREIVDYKVVEHHQRLKLAAEGGLPA; this is translated from the exons ATGTCCGCCGCTAAATTAACCTCATGCCTCGCCGCAGCCACCGCCGCCGCAGCGGCTTCAATCTCCTCGCAATCCAATCCTGCTTACTCCGAATCTTTCTTCCGTTTcccctttttctcttcttcaccTTCCAATTCACCTCCGCCAACGGACCAATCATCTGATAAAAAATCGGATTCACCGCCGCCGGCGGAAGAACCTAATAAGTCCGGTTTTGATCCTGAATCGTTAGAAAGAGCTGCTAAAGCTCTCCGTGAAATCAACAGTTCTCCTCACGCTAAAaag GTGTTTGATTTAATGCGTAAACAAGAACAATCTCGTCTTGCTGAGTTAGATGCtgaaaaagttaattatgaACTTATTCAGACTCAAGGAGATATT GATAGGTTGCGTAAAATGGCTGAAGAACAACGAAATCTAATACAAGAGCAGAACCAGAGGCAGGCTCAGGTGTTACGATTTGAAGATGAATTGGCAAGGAAAAGAATGCAG ACAGATCATGAAGATCAAAGGCGACATAATGTTGAGTTGGTCCAGATGCAAGAGAAGTCTTTTGTACGAAAGGAGCAGGCAAGAAAGGATTCCGAAGAACAGATGCAAGCTCAGAAACTTCTGACTGAGCAAAAGAAAGCGGAAATAGACAAAGAAACCATTAGAGCTAAGGAAAAGGCAAATGCTGAAAAACGAATCCGTTTAAAGGTATTGACAGAGGAGCAAAACAGGAGAGAGCTTAAAGACAAACTGCAGGGGGAAACAGATAAATGGATTGCTGCAATTAATGCTACTTTTAGTCATATTGAAG GTGGTCTAAGGATATTATTGACCGATAGGGACAAATTGCTTATGACTGTTGGTGGAGCTACTGCATTAGCTGCAGGAGTATATACGACGAG AGAAGGCGCAAAAGTAACATGGGGATATATTAATCGGATTCTGGGGCAGCCATCATTGATCCGGGAATCATCAATGGCAAAGTTTCCGGGATCAAGGATGATGTCTCAAGccaaaaataaagttttaaatTATAGTACCTTGGCCAGGGAAAAAAAGTCTGTTGGGATTCAAAATGGTCTTGGAAATGTAATCTTGCATCCCTCATTGCAGAGAAGAATAGTGCATTTAGCACGGGCAACATCAAACACGAAGGCCCATCAGGCACCGTTTCGTAACATGCTTTTTTATGGGCCTCCTGGGACTGGTAAAACCATGGTTGCAAGGGAAATAGCTAGAAAATCG GGTTTGGATTATGCAATGATGACCGGAGGAGATGTTGCACCTCTGGGCCCACAGGCTGTTACCAAAATTCACGAGATATTTGATTGGGCCAAGAAATCTAAAAGAGGCCTGTTGCTTTTTATTGACGAGGCAGATGCTTTCCTTTGCGA GCGTAATAGCTCACACATGAGTGAAGCTCAACGAAGTGCCCTAAATGCATTGCTTTTCAGAACTGGTGATCAGTCTAGAGACATAGTACTTGTGCTTGCGACAAACAGACCAGGAGATCTTGATAGTGCAATTACTGATCGTATTGATGAAGTGATTGAATTCCCACTTCCAGGAGAGGAGGAGCGTCTTAAGTTATTGAATCTCTATTTGAACAAGTATCTATGTGATGAAAGTAATGGCTCCAAGGGGGGATTATTTATGAAGAAGCAGCCCCAGCAAATTACCATAAAAGATTTATCAGAAGACGTGCTGAAAGAGGCTGCCAAGAAAACAGAGGGATTTTCTGGCCGTGAGATAGCCAAACTCATGGCCAGCGTCCAAGCTGCTGTCTATGGGCGTCCTGATTGCGCCTTGGATTCTAAGTTGTTTAGAGAAATTGTTGATTACAAGGTGGTGGAACATCATCAGCGGTTAAAACTAGCAGCTGAAGGCGGCCTCCCTGCCTGA